The Esox lucius isolate fEsoLuc1 chromosome 5, fEsoLuc1.pri, whole genome shotgun sequence genome includes a region encoding these proteins:
- the nfe2l1b gene encoding LOW QUALITY PROTEIN: endoplasmic reticulum membrane sensor NFE2L1b (The sequence of the model RefSeq protein was modified relative to this genomic sequence to represent the inferred CDS: deleted 1 base in 1 codon): MLYLKKYFTEGLIQFTILLSLIGVRVDVDSYLSSQLPPLREIILGPSSAYTQTQFHNLRNTLDGYGIHPKSVDLDQFFTARRLLNQVRQLDRLSVPSAELTAWLVHRDPETVVSAAGQSSPSLTLDNGAGLEDVNNPEAPAMRGGGGAPDATYELSGEDGTLGAVATEDIQEQSNRDGNDDLTKEDIDLIDILWRQDIDLGAGREVFNYSNRPKESEAEKPSPEDKEGGGEAQESWRNGVNLQEAPHVDGETGESIPEQLSGLGSQTSLSLQECLRLLEATFPFGEESPEFPAPIITAELAVANDEAPSTSQGLSLPPSLPQPVPQLDLEQQWQDIMAIMELQEMEVNNTSENSFLSTTSNSANNSGSTTDSGSGESFGLTRSSTLIHQDVSLHQASLPSCSQDFPTLFNPDIDATSTPRPPLLRMSSSSNTSNVNSTFGSTNLTGLFLPPPLNSTNNITSTTVLPDPFSSLLEESMLDEISLLDLAMEEGFSQAQTSQLKDELDSDSGLSLDSSHSPASPSSSETSCSSTASSSSTSATFSEEGAVGYSTDSESATVEPEEGAVGGYQPEFNKLCRMSYQDPSQFNGLPQLDNVNHNHSYNLPLSSSFDEHPELSIPTGKKMGREKQSKLQPQQDFLDKQSSRDERRARAMKIPFSNEKIIHLPVEEFNELLSKHHLSEAQLALVRDIRRRGKNKMAAQNCRKRKLDTIINLEQGVHDLRRDKARLLKEKMEFIRSIRQMKQKVQSLYQEVFTQLRDEEGRPYAPSEYSLQYSADGSVLVMPRSMTDQQTRKPDKKQKDKKK, from the exons ATGCTTTACCTGAAAAAGTACTTCACAGAGGGCCTGATTCAGTTCACCATCCTCCTGAGTCTTATTGGGGTGCGGGTGGACGTGGATAGCTACCTAAGCAGCCAGCTGCCCCCACTGCGAGAGATCATCCTGGGCCCCAGCTCGGCCTACACCCAGACACAGTTCCACAACCTCCGCAACACGCTGGACGGGTATGGCATCCATCCCAAGAGTGTGGACCTCGACCAGTTCTTTACCGCCCGCCGGCTGCTGAACCAAGTGCGCCAGCTGGATCGCCTGTCGGTGCCCAGCGCGGAGCTGACCGCGTGGCTGGTGCACCGCGACCCTGAGACTGTGGTGTCTGCCGCCGGCCAGTCCAGCCCCAGCCTCACCCTGGACAATGGCGCTGGCCTGGAGGACGTGAACAACCCAGAAGCCCCGGCAATGAGG GGGGGCGGCGGAGCGCCTGATGCAACCTATGAGCTGAGTGGAGAGGACGGCACCCTGGGAGCCGTGGCTACCGAGGACATCCAGGAGCAGAGCAACAGGGACGGCAATGATGACCTCACCAAAGAG gacATTGACTTGATTGACATCCTGTGGCGACAGGATATCGACCTCGGCGCGGGACGAGAAGTGTTCAACTACAGCAACCGCCCGAAGGAGTCTGAGGCAGAGAAGCCCAGCCCAGAGGACAAGGAGGGAGGAGGCGAGGCACAAGAGAGCTGGAGGAACGGTGTGAACCTTCAGGAGGCTCCGCATGTGGATGGAGAGACCGGGGAGAGCATCCCGGAGCAG CTCTCGGGCCTTGGCTCCCAGACATCATTGTCTCTGCAGGAATGCCTGAGGCTGCTGGAGGCCACCTTCCCGTTCGGAGAGGAATCTCCCGAG TTTCCAGCTCCTATAATCACAGCTGAGCTTGCGGTGGCCAATGACGAAGCCCCCTCCACATCTCAGGGGCTGTCACTGCCTCCTTCCTTGCCCCAACCTGTGCCCCAGTTGGACCTGGAGCAGCAGTGGCAAGACATCATGGCTATCATGGAGCTACAG GAGATGGAGGTTAACAACACCTCAGAGAACTCCTTCCTCAGCACCACTTCCAACAGTGCCAATAACAGTGGAAGCACAACCGACTCTGGTTCGGGTGAAAGCTTTGGACTTACTCGCTCTTCCACCCTTATCCACCAAGATGTCAGCCTTCACCAGGCCTCCCTCCCCAGTTGCAGCCAGGACTTTCCCACACTTTTTAATCCAGACATTGATGCCACTAGCACCCCACGCCCACCCTTGCTGAGAATGTCCTCCTCCTCTAACACCTCTAACGTCAACTCCACATTCGGATCCACCAACCTGACCGGACTCTTTCTTCCCCCACCCCTGAACAGCACCAACAACATTACGTCCACCACTGTTTTGCCAGATCCCTTTAGCAGTCTGCTGGAGGAGTCAATGCTGGATGAGATCAGCCTGCTGGACTTGGCGATGGAGGAGGGCTTCAGCCAGGCCCAGACCTCTCAGCTGAAGGATGAACTTGACTCAGACTCTGGCCTCTCTCTAGACTCCAGTCACAGCCCGGCCTCCCCTAGCAGCTCTGAgacctcctgctcctccactgcctcctcctcttccacatCTGCCACCTTCTCGGAGGAAGGGGCTGTTGGATACAGCACTGATTCTGAGTCGGCCACAGTGGAACCAGAAGAAGGTGCTGTGGGGGGCTACCAACCAGAGTTCAACAAGCTCTGCCGAATGAGCTACCAGGACCCCTCCCAATTCAATGGTCTCCCTCAGCTTGACAACGTAAACCACAATCACTCATACAACTTGCCACTGTCTTCATCGTTTGACGAACACCCGGAGCTGTCGATTCCCACTGGCAAGAAAATGGGTCGTGAAAAGCAGTCAAAGCTTCAGCCCCAACAGGACTTCCTGGACAAACAGTCGAGTCGTGACGAGCGCCGGGCTCGGGCCATGAAGATCCCCTTCTCAAACGAGAAGATCATTCATCTGCCTGTGGAGGAGTTTAATGAGCTTCTGTCAAAGCACCACCTGAGCGAGGCCCAGCTGGCCCTTGTTCGCGACATTCGTAGACGTGGGAAGAACAAGATGGCTGCCCAGAATTGCCGCAAGCGCAAGCTGGATACCATCATCAATCTGGAGCAAGGGGTGCACGACCTGAGGCGTGACAAGGCAAGGCTGCTGAAGGAGAAAATGGAGTTCATCCGCTCTATTCGACAGATGAAGCAGAAAGTGCAAAGCCTCTATCAGGAGGTGTTCACCCAGCTTCGAGATGAGGAGGGCCGGCCCTACGCCCCCAGCGAATACTCACTCCAGTATAGTGCCGACGGCAGCGTTCTGGTCATGCCCCGCAGCATGACAGACCAGCAGACCCGCAAGCCTGACAAGAAACAAAAGGACAAAAAGAAGTGA
- the cdk5rap3 gene encoding CDK5 regulatory subunit-associated protein 3 isoform X2: MENIQNLPIDIQTSKLLDWLVDRRHCSLKWQNAVMTIREKINTAMQDMPENEEIKKLLSGSYIHYFHCLRIVDILKGTEASSKNIFGRYSSQRMKDWQEIVSLYEADSVYLAEVASLLSRSVSYEGPALRKQLAKAQQLQQELSRREMECLSSAADLRERFYAGCKQYGITGENVARELQALVKDLPTTLREIGRDVAKLEQQIQLYAAFAKFVCDWDQPVLPLLTFVQLRGNTTFYEWRTGITPAVIERPIMEEAPPDTAAEETIDWGDLGGGTGTAGNQDVITVEEGVVDWGISLAPGSEDNDAGGIDWGPEGLARGEDALSLLEIPQTRTQFIDELMELEVFLAQRLTEMGEEGNVVAMSQFQLAPSVIQGQTRQQVQQMLAEVRHLLDRLTNQRMQHLFMIQASPRYVERVSEVLRQKLKQADILLLKQATLAERRQEALEEQASLEPRIDLLIERTHQLQKLISADISRRYNNRPVNLMGVNV; the protein is encoded by the exons ATGGAG AATATTCAAAATCTTCCCATCGACATACAGACCAGTAAGCTGTTAG ACTGGCTGGTGGACCGACGACACTGCAGTCTGAAATGGCAGAATGCCGTGATGACCATCCGCGAGAAGATCAACACAGCCATGCAGGACATGCCCGAGAACGAGGAGATCAAGAAGCTTCTCTCAGGCTCCT acATCCACTACTTCCACTGCTTGCGGATAGTAGATATCCTGAAGGGGACTGAGGCCTCCTCAAAGAACATCTTTGGCAGATACTCCTCTCAGAGGATGAAG GACTGGCAAGAAATAGTGTCCCTCTATGAGGCAGACAGTGTTTACTTGG CGGAGGTGGCCAGCCTGTTGAGCCGCAGCGTGAGCTACGAAGGCCCGGCCCTGAGGAAGCAGTTGGCCAAGGCCCAGCAGCTGCAACAGGAGCTGAGCCGGAGGGAGATGGAGTGCCTGAGCTCCGCCGCGGACCTGCGGGAGCGCTTCTACGCCGGCTGCAAGCAGTACGGCATCACG GGGGAGAACGTGGCTCGGGAGCTGCAAGCTCTTGTGAAAGATCTACCAACGACCCTCAGGGAAATAGGGAGGGACGTCGCCAAGCTAGAGCAGCAGATCCAGCTCTACGCAGCCTTCGCAAAATTTGTCTGTGACTG GGATCAGCCTGTGCTGCCATTACTCACCTTTGTCCAACTGAGAGGCAACACTACATTCTACGAGTGGCGGACGGGAATAACACCAGCGGTCATCGAGAGGCCGATAATGGAGGAGGCGCCCCCCGATACTGCCGCAGAAGAAACG ATTGACTGGGGTGACCTTGGCGGTGGGACAGGGACAGCTGGGAACCAGGATGTGATCACCGTGGAGGAAGGTGTGGTGGACTGGGGCATTAGCCTGGCGCCAGGCTCTGAG GACAATGATGCAGGAGGCATCGATTGGG GTCCGGAGGGCCTGGCCAGGGGGGAGGACGCTCTGTCTCTACTGGAGATCCCACAGACCCGCACCCAGTTCATCGACGAGCTGATGGAG TTGGAGGTGTTCCTGGCCCAGCGACTGACAGAGATGGGCGAGGAGGGTAACGTGGTGGCCATGAGCCAGTTCCAGCTGGCCCCCTCCGTCATCCAGGGGCAGACCCGCCAGCAGGTCCAGCAGATGCTGGCCGAGGTGCGCCACCTGCTGGACAGACTGACCAACCAACGAATGCAGCACCTCTTCATGATCCAGGCGTCGCCCCG gtatGTGGAGCGTGTTTCTGAGGTCCTGAGGCAGAAGCTGAAGCAGGCAGACATCTTGTTGCTGAAGCAGGCCACGCTGGCTGAGAGGAGACAGGAAGCCCTGGAAGAGCAGGCTTCcctggagccccggatcgaccTGCTGATTGAGCGCACCCACCAGCTCCAGAAACTG ATCTCAGCTGACATTTCCAGACGATACAACAACCGGCCTGTCAATTTGATGGGAGTCAACGTGTAG
- the cdk5rap3 gene encoding CDK5 regulatory subunit-associated protein 3 isoform X1: MENIQNLPIDIQTSKLLDWLVDRRHCSLKWQNAVMTIREKINTAMQDMPENEEIKKLLSGSYIHYFHCLRIVDILKGTEASSKNIFGRYSSQRMKDWQEIVSLYEADSVYLAEVASLLSRSVSYEGPALRKQLAKAQQLQQELSRREMECLSSAADLRERFYAGCKQYGITGENVARELQALVKDLPTTLREIGRDVAKLEQQIQLYAAFAKFVCDWDQPVLPLLTFVQLRGNTTFYEWRTGITPAVIERPIMEEAPPDTAAEETIDWGDLGGGTGTAGNQDVITVEEGVVDWGISLAPGSEDNDAGGIDWGESETPVEIEIVDMGTDCPEGLARGEDALSLLEIPQTRTQFIDELMELEVFLAQRLTEMGEEGNVVAMSQFQLAPSVIQGQTRQQVQQMLAEVRHLLDRLTNQRMQHLFMIQASPRYVERVSEVLRQKLKQADILLLKQATLAERRQEALEEQASLEPRIDLLIERTHQLQKLISADISRRYNNRPVNLMGVNV, from the exons ATGGAG AATATTCAAAATCTTCCCATCGACATACAGACCAGTAAGCTGTTAG ACTGGCTGGTGGACCGACGACACTGCAGTCTGAAATGGCAGAATGCCGTGATGACCATCCGCGAGAAGATCAACACAGCCATGCAGGACATGCCCGAGAACGAGGAGATCAAGAAGCTTCTCTCAGGCTCCT acATCCACTACTTCCACTGCTTGCGGATAGTAGATATCCTGAAGGGGACTGAGGCCTCCTCAAAGAACATCTTTGGCAGATACTCCTCTCAGAGGATGAAG GACTGGCAAGAAATAGTGTCCCTCTATGAGGCAGACAGTGTTTACTTGG CGGAGGTGGCCAGCCTGTTGAGCCGCAGCGTGAGCTACGAAGGCCCGGCCCTGAGGAAGCAGTTGGCCAAGGCCCAGCAGCTGCAACAGGAGCTGAGCCGGAGGGAGATGGAGTGCCTGAGCTCCGCCGCGGACCTGCGGGAGCGCTTCTACGCCGGCTGCAAGCAGTACGGCATCACG GGGGAGAACGTGGCTCGGGAGCTGCAAGCTCTTGTGAAAGATCTACCAACGACCCTCAGGGAAATAGGGAGGGACGTCGCCAAGCTAGAGCAGCAGATCCAGCTCTACGCAGCCTTCGCAAAATTTGTCTGTGACTG GGATCAGCCTGTGCTGCCATTACTCACCTTTGTCCAACTGAGAGGCAACACTACATTCTACGAGTGGCGGACGGGAATAACACCAGCGGTCATCGAGAGGCCGATAATGGAGGAGGCGCCCCCCGATACTGCCGCAGAAGAAACG ATTGACTGGGGTGACCTTGGCGGTGGGACAGGGACAGCTGGGAACCAGGATGTGATCACCGTGGAGGAAGGTGTGGTGGACTGGGGCATTAGCCTGGCGCCAGGCTCTGAG GACAATGATGCAGGAGGCATCGATTGGGGTGAGAGTGAAACCCCTGTAGAAATTGAGATTGTAGACATGGGCACAGACT GTCCGGAGGGCCTGGCCAGGGGGGAGGACGCTCTGTCTCTACTGGAGATCCCACAGACCCGCACCCAGTTCATCGACGAGCTGATGGAG TTGGAGGTGTTCCTGGCCCAGCGACTGACAGAGATGGGCGAGGAGGGTAACGTGGTGGCCATGAGCCAGTTCCAGCTGGCCCCCTCCGTCATCCAGGGGCAGACCCGCCAGCAGGTCCAGCAGATGCTGGCCGAGGTGCGCCACCTGCTGGACAGACTGACCAACCAACGAATGCAGCACCTCTTCATGATCCAGGCGTCGCCCCG gtatGTGGAGCGTGTTTCTGAGGTCCTGAGGCAGAAGCTGAAGCAGGCAGACATCTTGTTGCTGAAGCAGGCCACGCTGGCTGAGAGGAGACAGGAAGCCCTGGAAGAGCAGGCTTCcctggagccccggatcgaccTGCTGATTGAGCGCACCCACCAGCTCCAGAAACTG ATCTCAGCTGACATTTCCAGACGATACAACAACCGGCCTGTCAATTTGATGGGAGTCAACGTGTAG